The stretch of DNA TTCCTCCAAACCTTACGTATCTTCAAAAGATGTTAATTTGGCTTAAGAAGTGTTAGAACAAGCAAATGGGTCCGGCCACACCCAAACGGAGGAGAGACGGACCACTTGTCAAACACGGGGGAGGTTTCATCCTAAATCAAATTGGCAATAAGAGGAATAACCCCTCCCTTAGTTATAAAGTGGTAGAATCTCTCTTTCTCCAACAATGTGAGACACTCATATGTGGGTTTTATATTCCAACAAGAAGAAAACCGGACCACAGCAAACTTACCTTACAATACGCTTCACTTCTGGTAGATGCTTGTAACGGTTTATTAAAGCTTCATGATATTCATGCTTTCTTTGCTCCCTCGGCAGAAGCTGCAGTGAATAATTTTCTGTGGTTACCAACAAGGTTGCCTAAATTGAAATGACTATGTCACATCTGATATGCGTTAAAATGCTAATAGATTGTAAGCAATCCCTATGCTCAAACCGCCACTATTCACTAGGTGTTGAGCGAATTCAGTGGCCCCTTGAAAGTTTAGTATTGTGATTTGTGAAGATCACAAGAAACGTAGCAATTCTGGGTCAGTAACCCACACAAGTGAATATCAGCCACAGTTAACACTACACCTCACTGCGGGAAATGGGAACAAGATAGATATATCAATAGCATCACCAAATACAAGTATCACCATCAATTTTTAAGGGGAAAAATTCGAAATCCATGCTTTGTAACGAGAGTTCATCCATATGACTTCTTCACATTTTTCGAtgggaatatttttgtgatttggtataGGTATATACTATATAATATAAGCATATTTGTGCAACGGAACACCGGAGATATTCACTACATTATCTTAAGATATCAAGACATACAGATGTGGACAGATTCTCAAATACTTACAACTCCTAATTGTTCGGATGCTTTAGCTTTCCATAGCCTCAGATTCATCTCATCACTTCCAGAGATGACATATGAACCATCACCACTGAACTTGACACAGAATACTCTGCACATGAAAATTCAATATGACAATGCAACTCGTCACCTATCAACTAGTATATAAATCCCCAAAGGCAGATACAGAGTACAGAAGGCCCTTAACTTTTAAGGGGTCATTATGTTGAATAACATTGTAGATAACAAACTCTTTAAAAAGCAAACCTTTGCATCCTCTTTGTATGATAGATTTCCCGACTATGACCGCCGTTGAAAGGAAAGATTCTAACCTAGAAACAACAACCTTATATTTTAGAACCACTTGAGGTGATGAGCAAGTGTTCCAAATTAATAACGATAAAGGAGGCAACTGAAGATTAAAATGCAAAACAACTTACTGTCCTATCATACGACCCAGTAACAAATTCCCGGCCAGTGGGGGAGTAATCAATATCCATCCTGAAGAACAGCATGAACTTGTCAGTGTATAAATATCCTTAATATAAAATAATGGCTTTAAGAATCCCAAGTAAACTCACACTGCAGAGACATGATCCTGATGAACACACTTAGCCTCGCTCAATTTTCTTGAATCAAAACTGTAGCAGTTCCAATCCTCATTTGCCTACATCATGGCCATATGGCAGTAGTCAGTCAGTAAGTATCAGACAGAGCAGTTATAGGTTCACAACAGAACTCTACCCTTTGTGGTGATAATAAGGAAGAAATGAATGAACGAACTGTCAGAGAAAACAACTAGGAACTATGTATGGTATCTCAAGTTATAAATATTGACTAATAAAAGAAGGAAACAAATATATCTCTCTAGAGCTAGAGACCACCATGGTATTATGAACCTTGGGTTTATCGAGATTTTACAAGCAACCACCATAAACACAGCTAGAGTGAACCAAAAGAGAAACTTTTTTACACGAAAAAGCTTAGATTCAAAAGGCACAAGTGCATGAGGCGCACCAAGGAAAAAGGACGGGATTCGCAaactaattaaaaattaaattttgtGCAAGAAACCCTTGTTTAGATTTTAGAGAGGGCTAACAAGTGAAGGAGTAACAAACATAAAAGGGGAATAAGAGAACTAgagaaaaaaatatataatatggaAACGTATAATAGGATGTGTGGGCTATATGTGTTTTATCTACAAAAGCACTGATGCATCTTCGCTAGTGCCTCCCGAAGCCTTAGGGCTTCAACACGCATACGACGCATGCCCCTTTTTAAGCTAAGATGAAAAGACAATAAAACATGATGCTTACCGCTGTAAAGTTCAATGGTTCCATGGGATTCCAACAAACTGAATTTGTTTTTGTCTGCAAGGAGCACAAGCATAAATCAAGTTGACAGAACAAGAGAAACAGTAGATCTCTTAACTAGTATGTGATGAGTAGGATACACAGTAACGCAATACAGGAACTTGAAAGACAAAGGGAATCTTAAAACAACCACAAGACACCAGTTATTCCAGTAGTTAGTGCCAATATACTCGAATCATTCCAGAGAAAAAGGGGACTTAATTATTTGCCAAGTCAGTAAAGGCAAGAGAGGGGGGAGGGGAATTCAATACTGAAATCCAGTGTCATGAGCGAAAGTATTAAGCTTCAAGATCATCGAATGATCAGAGGTAATATAAGCTCCTAAGCAGTACATTACTTATACAGTTATACTCCGTACTAAACAAAGGAAGGAAAAAAATTATATCATTTTATGGTTAACTTCCATATCAAATAGGGTAACGGTAAACCAACCAAAATCAATATCAAATATATTACCCATAAAATGACATTACAACAgagattagaaaaaaaaaaaaaaaaaaaaaaaaaaaaaaaaaagagggtcGAAGCAACGTCATCAAGAAAATTTATCCAAAAATACTATCAGCATGGGGAAATCTATTATTTCAAATGCACTTGCTTGTCAAATACCACCCCTCAAACTTAtcaaggaaataattaacatcgtCAGGAAGTTTCCAGAATTGTTCTAGACGATCTTTAAGGGGAAATTATATATGCTAACTGCTGATATTCAGTGTATAAGTACCTGCATGATAATCTTTCTTGCTGGGGTAGACAACCGCAGATCATAGATTGCTATGCTCCTATCACTGGATAAAGAGAAAAACAACTTATGAAATGAGATCACAGCAGCATGCTCAAATTTTACTTGTGTTGATACTAAAACCTTCAAAAATATTCACACCTTTTGATACAAGTCAAAATATAGAGTTATAGACCTGTATGCAAGTAAGCTGAGAAGTGAGAAGCACAACGCAAACCCTTTGACTCCTTACTTGGGTAATAATGGCCAGCTATTATAGGGTTGGTACACCATGTATTTGGGCACAGGTTACCTAAAAAGTCATATGGTTCAATAGGTTCATGCAGAAAATAAAGTCATGTTGTAAGTCAGCCGGATGTATTTAATTCCTAAGTGAATTCTTGGAAAATACCTAAGCATGTCTGACTGTTGACATGAAGAAGCTTTGCACTTCCCATGAATGAAGTTGCATACTTTGTTTGGCTGGACTAACTTAGTTCCCatgtttttttatatataaatagCATGATGTCCTTTGATACAATCAATTACTTAAACAATCACTTACTTAGATGATAGATTCTTCAAGGGCAAACAAGTAACTTTTAAGACTTCAAAAACGTACCCCCTCCCTCTATTATCTTCTACTTTTCATTTTGGGTTACCTATTAATAAACTTTCAGCTTGGAATTCTTAGGAATTTATCTACATGTAAAAGGACGACCAAGCaagaataaaaataattattttctTTAGAAAAAAGGCTTTAGAATATCCAAGGTGACCTGCTAGACTCGACTTATCTAAATAAGAGGAATCAACATTAATGTTGTTAGATCGATACTTGAGTGTCATGGTGCCAAGCCAATAATAGCTGGCAAATAAGAACAATGCGTTTGGGGGAAGGTTTTAAGTGCTTCAGACATTAATAGATTGGCTGAAATATGGTTGATTATGCATCACTTCGTGCTTCCATGTATGCATAAACCATGAGATCATATACATGCATTCTGCATCATTTTTTTTTGCTCACCTGCCCGAACTGGCCAGTATATTAGGTTCACCAGGGTTGAAACGAACAGACACAACCGTATCGACTCCCCATTGAAAGCTATTCACTGGCTGTGACCTATATACCATAAAAAACAGTTATCTCTAACCATATGTACAATCTggaggaaacaaaaaaaaaagttgtcaaaATAATACCTGTTATGATCCCATATGTCTAACTGTGCACCAGCCGTAGCAAAGAGATTCCCATTCCACTGATGATCAACAGCTCTGTAGGATATCAAGCAGAAGTTACGATGGGCTTTTGTGGCTCATAACATCTTAAAACATAACCCAGTTTCTCATAAATTCAGCAATTTTCACTTACTTGTACGCATTTTGACCAGTGTACACTGCAAAAGGCTGTAATTATATAATGAGCGTAATAGATTGAGAAAAAAGTTAACAGAACTCCTTCAACACAAAACATTAAAATGCATGGAAACGGATATCAAACCTCCAATGAGTTAGCAGAAGACTCATCTGATTCCATCATAGAAGGAGCTGGAGCATTCCACAATCTCACTCTGAAGTAAAAATACACATGCCAAAGCAGAAAATAAGCAATTAAGTAAAAATGAACTAGGCAATAACAAAGAGCCCTTATTCATAACATTACAACTTACGTGGAATCAAGTCCACATGATACAAGAATGCGCCCATCGGTTGATACAGTTATGCCCTTTACTGGACCTTGGTGACCAAGGAAACGAGAAACAGTCCGCCTAAATGTTGAAACATATAAAGCATAAGAATTGAGAAGTCACTAAACCAGCAACATATGAAATGAGCATGAAAAGAAACAATAGAGGATCTTGTATACAATTCTCTATTATCTTTTGTAGCAGCTTCATTAAGCCCATGCAATAGGCTAAAATCAGTatctcatcaacaacaacaacaacatcagagccttaatcccaaaatgatttggggtcggctgacatgaatcatcctttcgaaccgtccatgggtgaacgcacgcctcaaaatgcgaataaaaagggaagataaaaaacaaaagggagaacgaaaatgtaatggaaagttaaggtgaacttaggggttttaaaatcgaattccgtctttcttttataaaaacttaaaatttagaTCGAGAGGAAAGGttaaaaacgatttttaaaaaccgaaatagagttaaagATCCGGAATTAatcaggtaaaatctataagaaagtggttgttgaaaaagtgtgtaataaaggagagaaaaataaataaattaatttctttaaaaaaaaaaaaaaaaaaaaaaaaaaaaacaatctgtcaaaaaacatcaaatactaaaaatccacatgtatcctttccctccattgtgccctctccgtcaccatactctcctcaagccccagaactctcatatcgtgctctatcactctcaaccatgtctgtctcggtcttcctctgcctctagggaccttttctgttctccaagtctccagcctcctaactggctGAAATTTCACGGGATATGTCATATACACCCTACCCCCTCCAAATTTGCTGAAATGCAATCTCCAACAATCCAAGAGGCAAGACATCAACCATTTTCATTTTCTAGTCGTATTTTATTGTATCTTACATGTAGAGGCCAGTATTAGAAAAACAAGGGTTCTAAATAAATATTGGATAAATCACAACAGCTGTGTACAATAAGGTTTATAAAAAGCCCCCACCAATTAGCTATATCACAAAAAAATAATACAATGACATACACAAGTCCCTAATAGAGAAAAAGTATCCATTTAACATTTTACTTTTAACAAAATCTATAAGATTATCGCAGAACTAAACAGGTGGAAGCCTAGGTAATCTTAAACGTGGGGATTTCTTCATACTCAGGGAAAATTTAGAAATTTAACTCGGAAAATGAGAGCAAAACAGAAGCAAAATCCATCCAAAGCCTTCTATGAGATTGAATGAGGAATTTGAAGGGCCGGCATAGAACAACAAATGAAGGGAATGGAAGACTAAATCTACGGTTTATCTTCCATGGAAAAAACACCACAAAGGGCATGCACAAACCAATGTTTTTCACTTCATTCTACTTGACAGATTTTTACAGCTACTCTGTTTCCTCTTTATAGAGAAGATCACACATGGTGTTACTATTAACCTAAATATCTAAAAGACTATCTAATAGCCACAATTAGAGAAGAAAAGAAATTACATAAAATGGAAAGGGCATACCAGTAATTTTAAATTCAGAGGTGACACCACATAGCAACCAACTAATCAAGATTTTAAAGGTACAAAGACCATATTTTGACGTAGTATCAACCGTATTTATTATGCAATAATAACAACCAATTTCAGGATCACGTCTCAAAATGAGATTTAATGACAAATAGAAGAACGGCAAACAAAGGATAATTCCCCATAACTTTGAAAGAATTCCCTTTAGGTACAACTCCGAATATGATCTGGAACTGGTTACGAAATCAGAAGACAGATTTGGTTGCCTTTAGGTACAACTGAAACTCAAAGGAAGACTATGTTTACAAGGACAACTGCGTTCCCTTGCCTAACGCCATTCTAAAAAATCTGACAACAGCTAAGGGTAAGAAAAATGGCAAGTGAAAGAACAAAAACTGCTCCTCATGAGCAAATATATGAAAGCTGGTCTTTAAGGAAGGAATCCTACTATGAGTTTCTATATTATAATTTTTTCTAGTTTGGATCCCTAATTTGGGAGATTTCATATTAAAGTCACGAACCTGTAACTTTCTCCTCTAAACGAATTATCATTCCCTCAATATGTCATATTAAAGTCAGTGATCCTAGCCTTCCTGTGAAATGACAATCATAAGACATTGATCCCTAATTTGGGAGATATGCACGCATTCGCGCCTGATGGATCCTTAGAATATTAATGCGTTCGGTTTGTTTGGAAAGTACTCCCCAAGTTCCATTGGGAAACATACATTTTTCGCTTAG from Silene latifolia isolate original U9 population chromosome 10, ASM4854445v1, whole genome shotgun sequence encodes:
- the LOC141605829 gene encoding uncharacterized protein LOC141605829, with the translated sequence MRVKVISRSTDEFTKERSQDLQRVFRNLDPSLRPQEKAIEYTRALNAAKLDKIFARPFVGAMEGHCEAISCMAKNPNHLTAIFSGSMDGEIRLWDLSSRRTVSRFLGHQGPVKGITVSTDGRILVSCGLDSTVRLWNAPAPSMMESDESSANSLEPFAVYTGQNAYKAVDHQWNGNLFATAGAQLDIWDHNRSQPVNSFQWGVDTVVSVRFNPGEPNILASSGSDRSIAIYDLRLSTPARKIIMQTKTNSVCWNPMEPLNFTAANEDWNCYSFDSRKLSEAKCVHQDHVSAVMDIDYSPTGREFVTGSYDRTVRIFPFNGGHSREIYHTKRMQRVFCVKFSGDGSYVISGSDEMNLRLWKAKASEQLGVLLPREQRKHEYHEALINRYKHLPEVKRIVRHKHLPKSVYNAQGTRRAMIDSARRKDDRRRAHSGPSVTPKQPLRKRRIIQEIE